CCCGCCCGTGGTGGCCAACGTGTCCAACACCGTCGGGCTGGTCCCGGGTTCCGTCATGGGGGCCTGGGGCTATCGCGAGGAACTGCGCGGCCAGCGCGACCGGATCATCCGGTTCGGGCTGGCCGCGGTCGTCGGTGGGGCCGGTGGCGCGGTGCTGCTGCTGGCGCTGCCGCCCGGCGCGTTCGAGGCGATCGTGCCGGTGCTGATCGTGCTGGCCTGCGTGCTGGTGGCCGCGCAGCCGTGGATCGCGCGGCGGCTGAAGGACCGCCCGGCCGGACGTGAGCACGGCGGGCCGGTGGTGTGGCTGCTGGTGCTGCTGACCGCGGTCTACGGCGGTTACTTCGGCGCCGCCCAGGGCGTGCTGCTGCTCGCCGTGCTGGGGCTGGCGCTGTCGGACTCGCTGCAACGGCTCAACGCCGTCAAGAACGTGCAGGCCGGGCTGGTGAACCTGGTCGCGGGCCTGG
This Jiangella alba DNA region includes the following protein-coding sequences:
- a CDS encoding sulfite exporter TauE/SafE family protein, which gives rise to MSLLDVVAIVAAGFAAGAINVVVGSGTMITFPTLLALGYPPVVANVSNTVGLVPGSVMGAWGYREELRGQRDRIIRFGLAAVVGGAGGAVLLLALPPGAFEAIVPVLIVLACVLVAAQPWIARRLKDRPAGREHGGPVVWLLVLLTAVYGGYFGAAQGVLLLAVLGLALSDSLQRLNAVKNVQAGLVNLVAGLVFMVVADVDWAVAGLIALGAATGGLVGARIGRRLSPLVLRIVIVVVGTVAVVVLVLR